Sequence from the Rhizophagus irregularis chromosome 5, complete sequence genome:
aattaatgaagaatttgGTTCTAATTTCCTGGGACAtcattgtaaagaaaaattaaataactttgtTCGGGATTATAATGTAAGCCCTTTTTCTTTGCTGGCACAGAAAAAGTTTAAGTACAGTATATAACATTAAGTAATCTCTAGTATTTTTTTCTATCTGGGaacttttaatctttttttcgaAATGAATATGAGAAAAAAGGCGATGTgtgaatatatatatgaatggAAGTCGAAGAAACTATAATTAAACCACGGTAGATAAATTAACAGCTCGAAGGAGTCGAACAAGTGCTAGATATTTTGACGAGTTCCGCACTCACTTTTGGGAAAAACCTGAAAATGCTTTTGATAGGGTTCGTAGTAATACAGTATAAATGTTTCTAATCGTAGACAAGGCAGAGGAATTGTTTCACCTGCACCTTCCATTGAGGTGGTTTAACGCGTACTAGGCCAAAGATCATCTAACCGAAGAAGTAGCAATCAAAGAAGTCGTACACGTTTGGAATCACCATCTGGCTCCACCTTTATCTCGTGATACAGGAATTCCTTCCGGAGGAGGAAATAACACGGCAATGTCATCTGTCCAGTCTCCATCTTATGATTATGCTACTGACAATCAATGTTCATCGAATATAATTCACTATATTCATGTACGCCTGAAAatgctaaaatattaaatgtaatctCTTAAGCCCCCGATATTCATTAGCCTTGCTAACCAGTTAAAGTCTTCAAAGTATGAGGCTCTGGATATTTCGGATAGGATAGACAAACAGGTTATTTCTCCACCCGGGTTAGATATACTAACGGGACCGCTTCAAGAAGATAAATTTGAATCTTAGTATAAGTTGATAATGAATCGTTAAAAACGCTATAAATCACTAATATTGCTATAGTAGTGCAGGCGTTAATCAATCTGCATTTGTGGTATAGGTTtctaattactaataaaaggATTTGAACTTGGATAGGTGTGGTCGGTACTAAtagtttacatattttttattaactcgAGTGTAAAAATTTGACATATCCGCGTAATTTTGGAAAGACAAAGCGTTATTCTTATAAATACCTCACATGGTCTGATACGTAATTATGTGCGAATCAGACACGAGGATCATTCATGATTTTGATCTTAAGTGGCTTAGTTTATTCACggatttttctaatttttcagAGTTCTTTCTTATCTTTGACGCTATTTTCAACGGAAGcaaaatatggaaaataaaaCACCTTTCTCAAGAAGCAcccttttcaaattttttactcAGCCCGAGGTAATATCCATGATCAGCTCTATAAACGCAAATGACATGTTCGCCTACTATCAGAAAGAACGGCCAAGCAACAACTTTTCAACAATATACGACGCGCTAAGCAAAGAtttagaagaaattattgattcaaatttttttaatacggATATAATGCAGATTTTGAGAAATATTAAGGACACATGGcatgtaagtaaattattttttttatgtatatacaAGAGGGATAGCGCTCCCGTTTAAGGGATGTAAGTATCTGAAGGCAAGGAGGGACATATGGGGACTGCGGGTCACTCAAGTTTGGGAATTTGAGGGCTGTAAGCTATTCACTCAACTCTTCCATAGTCATTTTCGAAGCTGATTTATACAAGTTTTAAAAACTAATCCATTTTTGCTTTTAAGATATGGAAAAAGCAATTTATTCAACGAAGTCGTGAAAAAGTGGTCAACGAACAGGAGACCCACCGCAAAAATCGATTTGTGAGtgatatctttattttttttttcttactaaaAAAAACCAGATCACTACAATCACTGTTTTCTTTATAAGCAAACGATCACGAAATACCAAGAAGGTGTAGTCACGGTTGTCGATTCAGAAGCTATAAAATGGTCTGAAGAAACGATAAATGAAAAAGGCCCAATCTCCAAGCGACCTCATGAAAACGAAGAAAAAATCACTTCTAATAAGGTTAGCATagaaacaatatttatatccAATAGGTAAGATTAGATGAAATTATGTATACtactaattattaaagatcaaaaatagaaatgaaGAGATGACAAGAGAAGAAGCGGGTACATCAACTTCACCAATAAAGGTCAGgataacttaaattattagtCCGCAAAAAACTTGATCTCACCATTTCACGTGCATACAGGTCGATACTTATGGAAAAGAAAAGTTTGCTAAAGAAAATACTACTCAAGAAGAAGTGCTGAACTCTGTGGTCGAAACTTCCGATATCTTCGGCAAAGTCAAATTCCCAGCATATTATGATAAACTTAAGTCTATCTGGCACACCCGAGATGCTGAGgcgaattattttattattgatatggGGGATAAGGAAATACTAAATCAGGTGCATGAACTATTGAGCGAGGATGAATTGTTATCGTTGAGAGAGAGACTGATATTGACGGATGAGGATGAATGTATAAGTGTAGAGACGTGTAGGTATATGACGCTGtttgatgaaattataaaGGAAGAGTGCTATCACGATAACGATCTGACGGAAGATATGGAAGGTGAAAATGATATCATAACCGATGAGGAAGAGTTTGAGAAAGTCATTGCAAAAATGGAGGAAAAAGTGCATCAATTGGACAGCTTATCcgaaaaatttcattatctaTCTAATTACTTTCCTATTCCAGCTGAGAGTTACGATCAATCAAAAATGCCAGACATGTTTATTGTTAAGAGCGTCTCTAGTCACCTTGATACAATCACAAAAATGAATGGCATAATGAAGAACGCTCCTGAACGCACATGGACGGCTCATATATTATCATACCTATTTTTTGTTACATTCTGTTTTATTGATTCATTGCAATATTTCTCATGTGAACGAGATATCTCTACCAAGATTGACATTCAAGATAATGGTTATAAGGCTGATGGTGTCCTGGAACTTCATGAACGATTCAAGCGAATCCCATTGTTTTTGCTTGAGGTGTCGGATGGTCCTATTAATCCGGGTAAAATTCATGGAGATAGAGTAAAGTTAATGAACGAAGGAGTTTTCGcgcttaataaatttataatgagcACCGAGCTACCAAAGTGGAAAGTGTGTGATAAGTTGGGTGTTTTCCTAGCCCAAGGATTTggtaaagtttttaaataattttaatattttgatccTGCAGTGCTTCTTTGCTTTGGATCTAATATATTTCTTGTTTGTTTGCTTGTAGACGATAAAGTTATTATTGagcaaataatatttattgtgcCTGGCTTGTATATTTTTTCGCCATTTACATTCCCAGCACTAACCATTCCAACTTCTAACACCAATCTAGGACATGCACCTAGGCTCATCCGAACACTCTTGTGTTTGcgattcaatattattaagaaaattgagATGTTTAAGAAATTTGCGAAGGAAGGTCAGCAATGCTATGTGAACCCTAGAACAAAGTATGCAACTGGTATTACGCCGGGACGACTTAGAGTTGTGACATTTGCACAATTTATACCGAAAGTATCAAAAGAGACTAGTAAAGTGAATAGTGGGAAAGGGAGAGGGCTCTGATTAGATGTATTAGTAAAATAgtttttcgtaattttttgTACTTTATCACATCATGTTCGTAATGCTGTCTGTTTAATAAGTGATATTAAGTCATAAATTCAAGtcatgttttaaaatattaaaattccgattatatttgttttagcatttttataattatatattagtttatttcgaaattttatgAGAAGGATTTCTAATTAATGTTCAAGATTCCTATTTGTCATATTTGTCAGTAATTGTCACCTCTCATTTGCGCCGTAAGCCCGTAACTCCGGTAACGTCAGTGTGACTTTGGCCGGGATTAGGGCATTAAGAGTCGAAATATGTAACAAGTAAGCGGGGACAAATaggatttcattttttgtcCCGGACTTGAGAACGGGGACGTGAAGTCGTGAAGTCGAAAggacaaatatttttcatgtgTTCACGTGATAGTAAATTTATGATAACGCTGGGGAAATTAGCACCGACAACACTGGCTAGAAAATCACGTGAAGGTAAATTAACTGTAAAATGTTTCGTTAATCTTAAACTATAGCAGATAGCTAAATCAGTGCTTCAACAGTCAAATCCGATAACcctgaaaaatatttttcttcgCTAAACATATTtgttcaataaattaaattcctattaaaaattttatccgttatttctataaatattttaataagaacaGGTACAGaggtattattataatgctaGACAAAAAGctgattaataatttgatcaaCTATTTATCTTTCATTTCTTATTTACTTATGTGTTCattatgatgataaatatTGATCTTGTTCTTAGGACATTTGAAACTTTATGGTTACGTAGAATTAACGTCAGTGGGAATCACATTGCCGTGTAACTTCGATTACAGTACGATTTCCCAAATGCTATTTTCCTAAATATACCTTTTCCCGAAGCCAATTACCTGAATATCAATTTTCTGAACTGGACATTTTCCTGAAATAATCAATTTCCGAATCCTTATTTCCTGAACTTTAATTTCCTGAAATTCTATTTCTTGAATTCCAGATCTCAATATCTCAAATCCCTATATCCTGAATGAGCAAGTTCctgaaatatttaacaataaactgtatttttaaaaatttattacatattagtttataaatattgcaccatattccaattttttctaattattcaAGAAGttcaaatgatattattaaataattttaaaagtgcCATAACATTTATTGGAAATTGAAGTTAGCTATTACTGAACATTTGTTAATTTCGcaatatatactgtacataggAAAATTACTAACAAAACACTTTATCTATAAGGTATTCCAAAGtataattatactttattattgaaGTTtctaagtttattaaaaaaacatcatGTTACAAtgcttaatataatttttcatgatttagcaaatatactgtatagatATTGGAATTCGGGATATTGGATCTGAGATATTTGAAATAAGGATATTGAGGTTCGAATATTTGGGATTCGGAATTCGAGAAATAGGATTTCAGGAAATTGAAGTTCGGGAAATAAGGATTCGGGAAATTGTATGTTTCAGAAAGGGTCAGTTCGGGAAATTAGTATTCAGGTAATTGACTTCGGGAAAAGATATATTCAGGAAAATGCGTTCAGGAAATGGTCCGACAAtgctttataattatagaCTTGGTACACATGCACTTGTGTATTTTCAAGTTTTAATTTACCATAACGATAAGAAAACAGAAATGTCAGTTAAACTAATCTTCCTCTTACTCCATTAGAAACAAATATGAATaccaaatgataataattaatagtatGGATCTcgattcaattaatttagttggtaatattttaaacagaTTAGAAGAGTAAGCCAAAGATAAATACTAATGTTAATTTAAAGAGTAGTAGGCGCAATAAAGGAAAGTggaatgtaatttttaatacataaaaataaataataattttcgaaCTTGTTAACGTCAAGCCGTATCTAGTCACGTCAACAACGTAATACAATATGGCGCAACTTTGAGATACGTCACTaatcaaatcattttttataaaatagaataaagatttatgtaaaacaacataataatatattatctctTTCTAtctttataaacatttatctATTAAAGATTGAGtaggaaattttaatataggaAAATCCTTatcatttacaaaaaaacCTATATTACCACCAAGAGAAGATTTAACATGTAGATGAGCTTTTCTTTTACAACTACCTAATCTAAAAGAATCTTCAAGAGTTCCAACCAATTCAAAACCAACTTTCTTATTTAGAATTCGACCTTCAAGTATTTTTATACCAAAAGCTAATTGTGATTTTAATGTAGcagtaataataacaaaagcTTTGGCACTAGCACTTGGAATATGTGCATTAACTATAGGGTTGAACCCAGATTGCTCAAAATTTGGTAGGCCTTTAAATGATGCCTTAGCACTAAAATTTGGTAAACTAAAATTACCACCAAATTTAAGAGCTGCTCTTGCATCCGCAAGAGCATCAGCTGCAGCAACAAGGTCAATTTCAGGGCCGAGTTCTAATAAACCTGGTATATTAAAAGCACCTATTTTGATACTTGCAATAGGAGAATTTATAGATGCTTTTTCTTCATGGCTTATTTCTTTTGGAGCTTCAAGGGAAAAATCAAGGTTTACGAGTAAATTTCCACTAAGAGTAATTGAAGCTTCTTTCAATTTAGGAGGAAAAATTTTACCTCTAATTCTCAATGCAAGAGCAGCTTCACCTTTTGTAAAACAATTAGCGCAaagcaatttaatatttttattatttataagtgATATATCTGGTTTTGAAGATTTATCACTTGctgaatcaaataaaatatttaaacctattttattactaatattaattgttGGAAATGAAATGCCGAATCTTTCTTCTAGACTGCGAcgagtattattatttgtttgtttccCTTCGACCCAATTAATATTGATATCGTAATCTTCTAAATTGTGTGGAAAATCGCATCTCATAATAGCAAAAGTTGTAACTAATTTAGATTCATCTATAACTCTGTCAGTAGCCTTAAAAAATTGAGTAGACCTTTTACCAAAGCATTCCCATTTATGAGAAATTAATAACATAATTCTTTCAGGCCATTTCTTAACGTCCTCGGCCGCTTTTTTGTCCTTTAAGCTGAAagcaatttttcttttaccatTTGCCTCTGTTTTACAAATAACACTTTCTACACCACTTTGATCAGGATTAAATGATGGTAAGTTGgtctttaaattaaattttgcctTATGATATCCTTCTGAAGGATCACCAACTTGTTGACTATAGACAGCACTAAGTAAGTTtgttgttttaaattttttgttaccCATAACAACATCAAAATCTTTTGATGCGGCAACAAttccaaaaaagaaaaggagtAAAAGCGAATTTAAAATGAACTTGATCATTTTGAATTTCGAAAGTGAtactaaaatttattccaatattaagatgattgaaaaaattaaaaaaaattacgaaaagTTTGTATCATATATGTAAATAGACAGTATTAGTTcgaatataatgatattagaatatatttagACGCGTCTTATAGCGTCAAAAGGAatgttaaaaagaattatttgagaaatgttttttttttttcgtcggataaagaaattttttcaggatttatataaaaattatttcaatatttttaagatttacaTAAATGAAATCATTATATCAGAAActtctttttgataatcattataataacgtaaaaagaataaacatattaataatatttcattcatTGAAGGTTATTCAGTACTGTACGAATTTGCAAATCTGTTATAGAGCTAGTACAGTACAGTacgattgatttttttttatatgacgTCTAATTGTCcaaataactattataattaaatggaCGCTGGTGTCCAAATAACGGTACATTTAGTCATATTCCCTGTtaaaaagtcgatccgtttttcatattccatcttttttccgtaaaaggctcatatttccggaattaataacggaatttatcaaattacttatatttttCTATGAATAGATTCATGAAAGGCTCATTTCTACGGAGTTTTAACAGTTATAAGAATTGATCATTTAGATCTATTTCATGTGATTATTTGGACGCCATTGTCCATTTTACATGTGGTTATTTGAACATCAATTTCGTTTAATATTTGAGCATCAGGACATCAATTTTactcagaaaaaaaaaaagaaaagcatCAGGACATTTAATATTTGGACATTAATATCCATTTAATATTTGGACATCAATGTCCATtaatataatagttattatttaatataatagttatttgaatatcacacgaaaaaaaagaaaaaaaatttattaactgtacatatttactaaaatatatgagatttaataaatatttaataagcgaccagaaaaatttaattagctAATAAAGGAAAACAGACTCggaaaaatcaaaagatttgaaaaaaaaagtgaccGCAAATTAATAGGCAGTAAGTAGTAGTTATTAAGTACATTTGAAAATTGAAAACCTTAAAAACGAATATTTTCGTCATTTCACGacgaagaaataattataacctTACTGTTGCGATTCCAAGATTGGGAATAATTGAAATcataagaaatttcttttaactttatcggattaaaattcaataaatcaaacggaaattctttaaaaaatttttttttttcttttttgaacgaacgaaatttctatttctttgCGTATTCTGATATCCGATTGAATGGACTTTTAATTTTGTTCAGATCTTCTGTTATTTCTTTGctaattaatgttattttattttaaattttgtaatcaaataattcttttgGCAGTCAACCACTTCTATGTACCATATTGTCAAACCAAAATGggaatcatttattaattatggaaATTGGAGTTTCAGGAAACGACTTTGGGGACAATGGCATCAGATGTAATTGATTATCTTATATgttccaaattcttttatttacttttttttattattcttttaatttttataattaacatgaacgaataagattttttttttttaaaaaagaattatatttaggAAAGCTTTGAAGatccttttaatttttataattaatatgaacGAATAATTGAAAAGCTTTGAAgatcaatttaatttgatcACGATTTTTCCCGAAATCATTTACCTGATTGGCTAATTTCCCAAACTGGACTATTCCTAAAACATACAATTTCCCCGACCCGAATCCAATATTCTGAATCccaatatttactatttttaaactttttgcTAAATATTAGCCCTGTTCATTTCCGGTCGGTTGCATTTTTCGGTCGGATTTTgttgtacaaaaattatccaataaaattttttcattttcgatCGCAAATTGAACTGCTTTAGATTGAAATTTAGTTCGAACTCCTtctattgatatatatttttttcttaaatgtcACGTAAAcagaaattatctaattttggtTGGTTATTTTTGGCGTTCGACCAAAAAACCCCCAAAAAAATTGGGCTAAAAGTTCAGAAAATGGTTGCATTGTACAAACTGATCAGCCCAATCAAAATTAACTTAAATCTGACCGAAAAATGCGACCGACCGGAAATGAACAGGgctaataatatttgttgaattgctaaataaaaaattattttaaactagtaaaatgtcaaaaaaacaCCGCGCGTGTGATCATCACCACACCAGCATTAGCAAATATtcatgacatttttaattctgacTAAAATTCTACCAGTAGCAATACACTTTTAGAATATCTTATAGATAAtgttttgttattaattttcctatgtacagtatattgcGAAATTAACAAACGCCTAGTAATAACTAACTTCAATTCCAATTAATGTTATGTCacacttttaaaattttttaataatatcgtTTTCATCTGATCTCTTTGAAtagatatattgaattatgacgcaatattttataaactaatatgtagtaaattttaaaaaatacagtttatatatttctataaaaatttttagaaaaatgcAAGTGTCCGGAATAAAAACCAGaaaatcggaattttttttatagggatttcAACAGGAAATTGCCCATTCAGGATATTAGGATTAAGATATTAGGACTCAGATTTCTGGGATTCGGAAAATAAGGATTTGggaaattgtatattttaagaaaggGTCAGTTTgggaaattaatatatttaggaAAATGGCATTCAGGAAATGGTCTGACAATGATTTTAtatgtacaaaaaattttcgatACCATtgtccctataaaaaaattggatacgttttttataaagtttttatacgatttttttccttagaaataacgtatcataataggatacggaaaaatgcacaattccgtatcactaaaaatatggtttggatacggaatttgcacgggatttatatggaatttacatgatttgatcactgattttatcacgaaatttatacgatttggtcactgaatttactatttgtattacagtttactataattgtatttacataaatctaatttcactttattaaattaaataaaaaataaaaaataaacaaagtacaaatacattatgaaaattccctccttattaaaaccacctattgcaacaagttcaggttcatttggagtcaaacaacctaaaagaacaaaaaaaaaaattggaaacaaaaccccccctcatatagtatctgcaatcgtccaagtcaccaaatAAATCTCATCTCCGATATTTAtcttaacatttattattggattaataattatatattcttttttatttataatatttccaGTTGAATTTTCTTTTGCATATCCTCGTTTCTTTATAACTTCTCTTATACTTTCTTCTAATTGTCCATTATGATCTCggagaattttaataaatataattccaTATGAACAATATTCaccatatttttgtttaactcACATCTCGCTCCTTTAGTTGTTATATCAATACGCTGAGATTTTTCCATAATTTCAAGTTTTCCTTCTTATTTTATGTTTTGTCCACACACATTTTCTTgtctttttaaatttgataacgAAATACTCCGTCCACATGTTATCCAAACGTAATATACCTCTTCTTTAACTATGTTTCTCAacctttttcatttttctgaTACTGCTATTCAATCTGACG
This genomic interval carries:
- a CDS encoding uncharacterized protein (SECRETED:cutsite_VAA-SK; SECRETED:prob_0.6489); SECRETED:SignalP(1-20), translating into MIKFILNSLLLLFFFGIVAASKDFDVVMGNKKFKTTNLLSAVYSQQVGDPSEGYHKAKFNLKTNLPSFNPDQSGVESVICKTEANGKRKIAFSLKDKKAAEDVKKWPERIMLLISHKWECFGKRSTQFFKATDRVIDESKLVTTFAIMRCDFPHNLEDYDININWVEGKQTNNNTRRSLEERFGISFPTINISNKIGLNILFDSASDKSSKPDISLINNKNIKLLCANCFTKGEAALALRIRGKIFPPKLKEASITLSGNLLVNLDFSLEAPKEISHEEKASINSPIASIKIGAFNIPGLLELGPEIDLVAAADALADARAALKFGGNFSLPNFSAKASFKGLPNFEQSGFNPIVNAHIPSASAKAFVIITATLKSQLAFGIKILEGRILNKKVGFELVGTLEDSFRLGSCKRKAHLHVKSSLGGNIGFFVNDKDFPILKFPTQSLIDKCL